From the genome of Candidatus Defluviilinea proxima:
AATTTCCGCATCTGGAGTCAAGGTAAAGGCGGAGCGAATGCTTTTGAAGATCGAGTCAAATTGGAGCGGGGAAAGAAGCGATGGCGTCCCTCCGCCGAAGAATATTGTATGAATCGTAGGGGACGGCAGCTGCCCGTCCCTGCGATTATGTCCAACGAATTCAATCTCTTTGCATAGTGCATCCACGTAGGCAGGGATCATGTCTTCTTGACCTGCGTAGGTGTTGAAGTCGCAATAGGCACAGCGGTGTGTGCAAAAGGGAATGTGAAAATAGAGGGAATAATTCATCAGTGTGATTATAGTGTATGACAAAAATAGTGACACTCAAAAGATTGACATTCTGTGATTCGATAGTATAAATACACCTAACAGAGTCTATTTCGAGGGCGCTTCGTCCGTTACTCAGGGCACACATCCTGTGGATCGGCTTGAAGTGAAAAGTTCGTGCCTTCGGATAGGTTCTTTATCTTTTTAACCCTATGGAGGTGTGAGTGAACGCGACTTTGAAATTAGGAGAGCACTTTATCTTTGATCTCTCCGACTGCAACCATGAGATTCTCATGGATGGTGAATTGGCATATTCACTGTTTGCGCAAGCTGTTCGTGAAAGCGGCTTGACGGTTGTGGATGAGGGCTTTTACAAGTTCAGTCCGCATGGCTTTACCTGTTTTTTGCTTCTCGCAGAGTCGCATGCAAGTTTGCATGCTTGGCCCGAACATAATTATTGCGCCATCGATCTGTTTACGTGTGCGATCGGCAAAGATATGATGCCGTTGATCACGCAGATCAAGAACGCTCTTGGCGCTGATAAATTTACACTGCGCAAGATTGACCGCGATGCCGAAATTGAAACCATGATGGCAGTGGCGGTGTAAGGAATGAGTATCTGGTTTACTGAAGAACTGCATCCCTATTATCGCAAAGGGATTCGCGTCAAACGTGTGTTGGCAGATGAACAAACACAATATCAGCATCTGCAATTCGTGGAGACCGAATTCTTTGGCAACGCGATGATC
Proteins encoded in this window:
- the speD gene encoding adenosylmethionine decarboxylase — its product is MNATLKLGEHFIFDLSDCNHEILMDGELAYSLFAQAVRESGLTVVDEGFYKFSPHGFTCFLLLAESHASLHAWPEHNYCAIDLFTCAIGKDMMPLITQIKNALGADKFTLRKIDRDAEIETMMAVAV